The following proteins are co-located in the Pseudomonas antarctica genome:
- the mlaD gene encoding outer membrane lipid asymmetry maintenance protein MlaD: MQNRTVEIGVGLFLLAGILALLLLALRVSGLSASPTADTYKLYAYFDNIAGLTVRAKVTMAGVTIGKVTAIDLDRDSFTGRVTMQVDKKVDNLPTDSTASILTAGLLGEKYIGVSVGGETALLKDGSTIHDTQSSLVLEDLIGKFLLNTVNKDAK; this comes from the coding sequence ATGCAAAACCGCACTGTGGAAATCGGTGTCGGCCTTTTCTTGCTGGCTGGCATCCTGGCTTTACTGTTACTGGCCCTGCGAGTCAGCGGTCTTTCGGCCAGCCCCACCGCCGACACTTATAAACTTTACGCGTACTTCGATAATATTGCCGGTTTGACTGTCAGAGCTAAAGTGACCATGGCCGGTGTAACCATCGGCAAGGTCACGGCAATCGATCTGGATCGCGACAGCTTCACCGGCCGAGTGACCATGCAAGTCGACAAGAAGGTAGATAATCTGCCGACTGACTCGACTGCATCTATTCTCACTGCGGGTCTGCTGGGCGAGAAGTACATCGGTGTCAGCGTGGGCGGGGAAACAGCCCTGCTCAAGGATGGTTCGACAATCCACGACACACAGTCGTCGTTGGTGCTTGAAGACCTGATCGGTAAATTCCTGCTCAATACGGTCAATAAAGACGCCAAATGA
- a CDS encoding KpsF/GutQ family sugar-phosphate isomerase: protein MSQSSELIQSAQRTIRLELEAVEGLLAHIDADFVRACEMILASKGRVVVVGMGKSGHVGNKIAATLASTGTTAFFVHPAEASHGDMGMITKDDIILALSNSGTTNEIVTLLPLIKRLGIKMISLTGNPESTLAKAAEVNLNVHVAHEACPLNLAPTSSTTAALVMGDALAVALLEARGFTAEDFAFSHPGGALGRRLLLKVENVMHSGDELPHVQRGTLLKDALMEMTRKGLGMTVILEADGRLAGVFTDGDLRRTLDRTIDIHTATIDAVMTPHGKTARPEMLAAEALKIMEDHKIGALVVVNSDDRPIGALNMHDLLRAGVM from the coding sequence ATGAGCCAATCCAGCGAGCTTATTCAATCCGCACAACGCACCATCCGCCTCGAGCTTGAAGCCGTAGAAGGTTTATTGGCCCATATCGACGCAGATTTCGTACGTGCATGCGAGATGATTCTGGCCAGCAAGGGCCGCGTTGTCGTGGTCGGCATGGGCAAATCCGGCCACGTCGGCAACAAAATCGCCGCCACCCTGGCAAGTACCGGGACCACGGCTTTTTTTGTGCACCCGGCCGAAGCCAGCCACGGCGACATGGGCATGATCACCAAGGATGACATCATCCTGGCACTGTCTAACTCCGGCACCACCAACGAAATCGTGACCCTGCTGCCGCTGATCAAGCGTCTGGGCATCAAAATGATCAGTCTCACCGGTAATCCGGAGTCAACGCTGGCCAAGGCTGCCGAAGTGAACCTGAATGTTCACGTGGCCCACGAGGCCTGCCCGCTGAACCTGGCGCCGACCTCCTCCACCACAGCCGCGTTGGTCATGGGCGATGCCCTGGCCGTGGCCCTGCTGGAAGCTCGCGGCTTTACCGCTGAGGACTTCGCGTTTTCGCACCCGGGCGGCGCCTTGGGTCGTCGACTGCTGCTTAAAGTGGAAAACGTCATGCATTCAGGCGACGAGTTGCCTCACGTGCAGCGCGGCACCTTGCTGAAGGACGCACTGATGGAAATGACCCGCAAAGGCCTGGGCATGACCGTGATCCTGGAGGCTGACGGGCGTTTGGCCGGGGTATTCACCGACGGTGACCTGCGCCGCACCCTGGACCGCACGATCGATATACACACCGCCACCATTGATGCAGTCATGACGCCACACGGCAAGACTGCACGCCCCGAGATGCTTGCAGCCGAAGCGCTGAAGATCATGGAAGACCACAAGATTGGCGCGCTGGTGGTGGTCAATAGCGACGACCGCCCGATTGGCGCCCTGAACATGCACGACTTGCTGCGTGCGGGAGTGATGTAA
- a CDS encoding KdsC family phosphatase: protein MTSNLLERGKNIKLAIFDVDGVLTDGRLYFLEDGSEFKTFNTLDGQGIKMLMAAGVQTAIISGRKTPVVERRAQNLGIPYLYQGREDKLVVLDELLGQLNLSYEQVAYLGDDLPDLPVIRRVGLGMAVANAAAFVREHAHGITTARGGEGAAREFCELILRAQGSLEAAHAAYL, encoded by the coding sequence ATGACCAGCAACCTGTTAGAACGCGGCAAAAACATCAAATTGGCGATTTTCGACGTTGATGGCGTACTGACCGATGGCCGCCTGTACTTTCTCGAAGATGGCAGCGAATTCAAGACCTTCAACACCCTCGACGGCCAGGGCATCAAAATGTTGATGGCTGCCGGTGTGCAAACAGCCATTATCAGTGGTCGAAAAACACCGGTTGTGGAACGCCGCGCACAAAACCTGGGGATTCCTTACCTGTATCAGGGCCGCGAGGATAAACTGGTGGTTCTGGACGAGCTTCTTGGCCAACTCAACCTAAGCTATGAGCAGGTTGCCTATCTGGGCGACGATCTGCCTGACCTGCCGGTCATTCGCCGGGTGGGCCTGGGCATGGCCGTCGCCAATGCGGCGGCGTTTGTTCGCGAACATGCCCATGGCATCACTACCGCACGTGGCGGTGAGGGTGCCGCCCGCGAGTTCTGCGAATTGATCCTGCGTGCCCAAGGCAGTCTTGAAGCGGCCCACGCCGCCTACCTATAG
- the lptC gene encoding LPS export ABC transporter periplasmic protein LptC codes for MLSKKIRNFLLFGVIAALFLAVGYWNISPERFLDKPVAQVDEGAVDYYATNAYSVQFLPDGKVQYEMTSDKVEHLKASEVSLLTNPDMNLYRGTEFPWHVTSKRGEVNPDGTQVELIDSVRVARTDEKKRDTIITSSRMTVFPQQQYAQTEQDVRIDGAGGVSTGKGMKAYLKESRIHLLSNVRGQYEAR; via the coding sequence ATGCTGAGCAAAAAGATTCGCAACTTCCTGCTATTCGGGGTCATCGCCGCGCTGTTCCTGGCGGTGGGCTACTGGAATATCAGCCCGGAGCGCTTTCTCGACAAGCCTGTAGCACAGGTTGACGAAGGCGCTGTCGACTATTACGCGACCAATGCCTACTCCGTGCAATTCCTGCCTGACGGCAAGGTGCAGTATGAGATGACTTCGGACAAGGTCGAGCATTTGAAGGCTTCGGAGGTCAGTTTGCTGACCAACCCGGACATGAACCTTTACCGCGGCACCGAGTTTCCGTGGCACGTCACCAGCAAGCGTGGCGAGGTCAACCCGGACGGTACCCAGGTGGAACTGATCGACTCGGTACGTGTTGCACGTACTGACGAGAAGAAGCGCGACACCATTATTACCAGCAGTCGCATGACCGTTTTCCCACAACAGCAATATGCGCAGACCGAGCAAGACGTTAGAATCGACGGCGCTGGCGGTGTATCGACTGGCAAGGGAATGAAAGCGTATTTGAAAGAAAGCAGGATACACCTGCTATCGAACGTAAGAGGACAGTATGAGGCTCGTTAA
- the lptB gene encoding LPS export ABC transporter ATP-binding protein yields the protein MATLKAQHLAKAYKSRQVVRDVSLSIDSGQIVGLLGPNGAGKTTCFYMIVGLVQADQGRVLIDDLDVSNQPMHGRARAGIGYLPQEASIFRKLSVADNIMAILETRKELDRDGRRKELESLLQEFHINHIRDNLGMSLSGGERRRVEIARALATAPKFILLDEPFAGVDPISVGDIKQIIHHLKAKGIGVLITDHNVRETLDICETAYIVNDGQLIAEGDSATILANELVKEVYLGHEFRL from the coding sequence ATGGCAACCCTGAAAGCCCAGCATCTGGCCAAGGCTTATAAAAGCCGTCAGGTCGTACGCGACGTCAGTTTATCGATAGACAGCGGCCAGATCGTTGGCTTGCTCGGCCCCAACGGCGCCGGCAAGACCACGTGCTTCTACATGATTGTTGGCCTGGTCCAGGCGGATCAGGGCCGTGTATTGATCGATGACCTGGACGTCAGCAACCAGCCGATGCACGGTCGTGCGCGCGCAGGTATCGGCTATCTTCCCCAAGAGGCGTCGATCTTCCGCAAACTGTCGGTAGCAGACAACATCATGGCGATCCTGGAGACCCGCAAGGAACTCGACCGTGACGGCCGCCGCAAAGAGCTGGAAAGCCTGCTGCAGGAATTCCACATCAACCACATTCGCGACAACCTTGGCATGAGCTTGTCCGGTGGTGAGCGTCGCCGTGTGGAAATCGCCCGTGCCCTGGCCACTGCGCCGAAATTCATCCTGCTGGATGAACCCTTCGCCGGCGTCGACCCGATCTCGGTCGGCGACATCAAGCAGATCATCCATCATCTCAAGGCCAAGGGTATCGGTGTATTGATCACCGACCACAACGTCCGTGAGACCCTCGATATCTGTGAAACGGCTTATATCGTCAACGATGGTCAGCTGATCGCCGAAGGCGACTCCGCCACCATCCTGGCCAACGAACTGGTCAAGGAAGTATACCTGGGCCACGAGTTCCGCCTGTAA
- the hpf gene encoding ribosome hibernation-promoting factor, HPF/YfiA family: MQVNISGHHVEVTPPLREYVEQKLKRLEGHFDKITNVQVIMKVDKLQQKIEATLQIPGGEVVANAEHEDMYASIDALTDKLDRQLKKHKEKQQSLLQGTGR; this comes from the coding sequence ATGCAAGTCAACATCAGTGGACACCATGTAGAAGTCACCCCTCCATTGCGCGAATATGTCGAGCAGAAGCTGAAACGACTCGAGGGTCATTTCGACAAGATCACCAATGTGCAGGTCATCATGAAGGTCGATAAGCTTCAGCAGAAAATTGAAGCGACCTTGCAGATACCCGGTGGCGAAGTGGTCGCCAATGCCGAGCATGAAGACATGTATGCATCGATCGATGCCTTGACTGACAAGCTTGACCGCCAACTTAAAAAGCATAAGGAAAAGCAGCAGAGCCTTCTTCAAGGCACTGGCCGCTAA
- the mlaE gene encoding lipid asymmetry maintenance ABC transporter permease subunit MlaE has product MRKTSLIEKVRLFGRSGIDLVEVLGRSTIFLFHALLGRGGIGGGFGLLLKQLHSVGVMSLVIIVVSGIFIGMVLALQGFNILSSYGSEQAVGQMVALTLLRELGPVVTALLFAGRAGSALTAEIGNMKSTEQLSSLEMIGVDPLKYIVAPRLWAGFISLPLLAMIFSVVGIWGGSWVAVDWLGVYDGSYWGNMQNSVTFSGDVLNGIIKSIVFAFVVTWIAVFQGYDCEPTSEGISRATTKTVVYASLAVLGLDFILTALMFGDF; this is encoded by the coding sequence ATGCGCAAGACATCTTTAATCGAGAAGGTTCGCCTTTTCGGTCGCTCCGGTATCGACTTGGTCGAGGTGCTGGGGCGTTCGACGATTTTCCTGTTTCATGCGTTGCTCGGTCGCGGCGGCATTGGTGGCGGCTTTGGCCTGCTGCTAAAGCAACTGCACTCAGTAGGCGTGATGTCCCTGGTGATCATCGTGGTTTCCGGGATTTTCATCGGCATGGTGCTGGCACTGCAGGGGTTCAATATCCTCTCCAGCTACGGTTCGGAGCAAGCTGTGGGGCAGATGGTCGCCCTGACGCTGTTGCGCGAACTGGGCCCGGTGGTCACCGCCTTGCTGTTTGCCGGTCGCGCGGGTTCCGCGTTGACTGCCGAAATCGGCAACATGAAGTCCACCGAGCAGTTGTCCAGCCTGGAAATGATCGGCGTGGACCCGCTCAAGTACATTGTTGCCCCGCGCCTGTGGGCCGGCTTCATTTCCCTGCCACTGCTGGCGATGATTTTCAGCGTGGTGGGCATCTGGGGCGGTTCGTGGGTGGCGGTTGACTGGTTGGGCGTCTATGACGGCTCTTACTGGGGCAACATGCAAAACAGCGTGACCTTCAGCGGCGACGTGCTCAACGGCATCATAAAGAGCATCGTCTTCGCCTTTGTAGTGACCTGGATCGCCGTATTCCAAGGCTATGACTGTGAGCCCACTTCAGAAGGGATCAGTCGCGCCACCACCAAGACCGTTGTGTACGCCTCGCTGGCGGTACTGGGCCTTGACTTCATTTTGACCGCCTTGATGTTTGGAGATTTCTGA
- the lptA gene encoding lipopolysaccharide transport periplasmic protein LptA — protein MRLVKTLPILLGLGAALGSVSAWALPNDSQQPIHIQADDAQLDDKQGVATYTGAVIITQGSMKITGNTVTLTRTPAGDIDVVTSVGNLAYFEQKQAATDPAPIKGYGKTIQYHAQQNRIILIDQARVVSSDGNTTDGEKITYDTVKQIAQAGRATGSKIGTPKPRIDMVIQPKQKEGAAQPAPKPAAKKAN, from the coding sequence ATGAGGCTCGTTAAAACCCTCCCTATTTTGCTCGGTCTGGGCGCAGCACTGGGAAGCGTGAGCGCCTGGGCTCTGCCGAACGATAGCCAGCAACCGATCCACATCCAGGCTGACGACGCTCAGCTGGATGACAAGCAAGGTGTTGCGACCTACACAGGCGCCGTGATCATCACCCAAGGCTCGATGAAAATCACCGGCAACACGGTGACGCTCACGCGTACGCCGGCTGGCGACATTGATGTGGTGACGTCGGTGGGCAACCTGGCTTACTTCGAACAGAAGCAGGCGGCTACGGACCCGGCTCCGATCAAGGGCTATGGCAAGACCATCCAGTATCACGCCCAGCAGAATCGCATCATCCTGATCGACCAGGCCAGGGTTGTCAGCAGCGATGGCAACACCACCGACGGTGAAAAAATCACCTATGACACGGTGAAGCAGATCGCCCAGGCGGGTCGCGCTACCGGCTCGAAGATCGGCACTCCGAAGCCGCGCATCGACATGGTTATCCAGCCGAAGCAGAAAGAAGGCGCCGCCCAGCCTGCGCCCAAACCCGCTGCGAAGAAGGCGAACTAA
- a CDS encoding RNA polymerase factor sigma-54, with translation MKPSLVLRMGQQLTMTPQLQQAIRLLQLSTLDLQQEIQEALESNPMLERQEEGDDFDNADPLADNIEQKPNSDVQEPSYQETAPTVDNLEEGEWNERIPNELPVDTAWEDVYQTSASSLPSNDDDEWDFTTRTSVGESLQSHLLWQLNLAPMSDTDRLIAVTLIDCINNQGYLDETLEEILEAFDPELDIELDEIEAVLHRIQQFEPAGIGARTLSECLLLQLRQLPAKTPWLAEAQRLVTDYIDLLGSRDYSQLMRRMKLKEDDLRQVIELVQSLNPRPGSQIESSEAEYVVPDVIVRKDNERWLVELNQESVPRLRVNPQYAGFVRRADTSADNTFMRNQLQEARWFIKSLQSRNETLMKVATQIVEHQRGFLEYGDEAMKPLVLHDIAEAVGMHESTISRVTTQKFMHTPRGIYELKYFFSSHVSTSEGGECSSTAIRAIIKKLVAAENQKKPLSDSKIAGLLEAQGIQVARRTVAKYRESLGIAPSSERKRLM, from the coding sequence ATGAAACCATCGCTAGTCCTGAGAATGGGCCAGCAGCTGACGATGACACCGCAGCTGCAACAGGCCATCCGCCTGCTCCAATTGTCGACCCTGGACCTGCAACAGGAAATCCAGGAGGCCCTGGAGTCCAATCCGATGCTCGAACGCCAGGAAGAAGGCGACGACTTCGATAATGCAGACCCGCTGGCCGACAACATCGAGCAAAAACCCAATTCCGACGTGCAGGAACCTTCCTATCAGGAAACCGCCCCTACGGTGGACAACCTTGAGGAAGGCGAATGGAACGAACGCATTCCCAACGAGCTTCCGGTAGACACCGCCTGGGAAGACGTTTACCAGACCAGCGCCAGCAGCCTGCCCAGCAATGATGATGACGAGTGGGATTTCACCACCCGCACCTCCGTCGGCGAGAGCTTGCAGAGCCATTTGCTGTGGCAATTGAACCTGGCGCCGATGTCCGACACCGATCGCCTGATCGCCGTGACCCTGATCGACTGCATCAATAACCAGGGTTATCTGGACGAGACTCTCGAAGAGATCCTTGAGGCTTTCGATCCGGAACTGGACATCGAACTGGACGAAATCGAAGCCGTCCTGCACCGCATCCAGCAGTTCGAGCCCGCCGGTATCGGCGCGCGCACGCTGAGTGAGTGCCTGTTGCTGCAACTGCGCCAACTGCCTGCCAAGACCCCGTGGCTCGCCGAAGCCCAGCGCCTGGTCACCGACTACATCGACCTGCTGGGCAGCCGCGACTACAGCCAGCTGATGCGCCGTATGAAGCTCAAGGAAGACGACCTGCGCCAGGTCATCGAGCTGGTGCAGAGCCTTAACCCTCGCCCGGGCTCGCAGATCGAGTCCAGCGAAGCCGAATATGTCGTTCCCGATGTGATCGTGCGCAAAGACAACGAACGTTGGCTGGTGGAGCTGAACCAGGAGTCGGTGCCTCGTCTGCGGGTCAACCCGCAATACGCAGGTTTTGTGCGCCGTGCCGATACCAGCGCCGATAACACCTTCATGCGCAACCAGTTGCAGGAAGCGCGCTGGTTCATCAAGAGCCTGCAAAGCCGCAACGAAACCCTGATGAAAGTGGCCACTCAGATCGTCGAGCATCAACGCGGCTTCCTGGAATACGGCGACGAGGCCATGAAACCCCTGGTCCTGCACGATATCGCCGAAGCGGTAGGCATGCATGAATCGACAATTTCCAGGGTGACCACACAGAAATTCATGCATACCCCACGGGGTATTTATGAGCTGAAATACTTTTTCTCCAGCCACGTAAGCACCTCCGAAGGCGGCGAATGCTCGTCCACGGCGATCCGCGCGATCATCAAAAAACTGGTTGCCGCGGAAAATCAGAAAAAGCCGTTGAGTGACAGCAAGATCGCTGGTTTACTGGAGGCACAAGGCATTCAGGTCGCCCGTCGAACCGTCGCCAAGTACCGCGAGTCCCTCGGGATCGCGCCTTCCAGCGAGCGTAAGCGTTTGATGTGA
- a CDS encoding ATP-binding cassette domain-containing protein, producing MSADNAYAVELKGLTFKRGTRSIFNNVDIRIPRGKVTGIMGPSGCGKTTLLRLMGMQLRPSAGEVWVNGQNLPTLSRSDLFDARKHMGVLFQSGALFTDLDVFENVAFPLRVHTQLSEEMIRDIVLLKLQAVGLRGAIDLMPDELSGGMKRRVALARAIALDPQILMYDEPFVGQDPIAMGVLVRLIRLLNDALGITSIVVSHDLAETASIADYLYVVGDGQVLGQGTPEELMNADNPRIRQFMTGDPDGPVPFHFPAADYRSDLLGKR from the coding sequence ATGAGTGCCGATAACGCCTACGCGGTCGAGCTGAAGGGCCTTACCTTCAAGCGCGGGACGCGCAGCATCTTCAATAACGTCGATATTCGCATTCCCCGCGGCAAGGTCACGGGCATCATGGGGCCTTCCGGTTGCGGCAAGACCACACTGTTGCGCCTGATGGGCATGCAATTGCGTCCCAGCGCCGGCGAAGTGTGGGTCAACGGCCAGAACCTGCCGACATTGTCGCGCAGTGATCTGTTCGATGCGCGCAAGCACATGGGGGTGCTGTTCCAGAGCGGCGCACTGTTCACCGACCTCGACGTGTTCGAAAACGTGGCGTTTCCGCTGCGGGTCCACACTCAGCTGTCCGAAGAGATGATTCGTGACATCGTGTTGCTGAAACTGCAGGCCGTTGGCCTTCGCGGTGCCATCGACCTGATGCCTGACGAGTTGTCCGGTGGCATGAAGCGCCGTGTCGCGCTGGCGCGAGCCATCGCCCTCGATCCGCAGATCCTTATGTATGACGAGCCTTTCGTGGGCCAGGACCCGATCGCCATGGGCGTGCTGGTGCGCCTGATTCGCCTGCTCAACGATGCGTTGGGGATTACCAGTATCGTGGTATCGCACGACTTGGCCGAAACCGCGAGCATCGCCGACTACCTTTATGTAGTCGGCGATGGTCAGGTGCTGGGGCAGGGCACGCCTGAAGAACTGATGAACGCTGACAACCCGCGCATTCGCCAATTCATGACCGGCGATCCCGATGGCCCGGTGCCTTTTCATTTTCCGGCAGCGGACTACCGCTCAGATCTTCTGGGGAAGCGCTGA